The proteins below come from a single Prolixibacter sp. NT017 genomic window:
- a CDS encoding FecR family protein translates to MKVKYLKYTTEELIDNKNFRAWILHGKKNKQWSEFINLFPEFEEKAQAARKIILFLHENGTSSQSATVHELWNEIQEFDKKINRRKQFIRFGGYLKYAAIVVFALLIAGVGYRVIRNNEGPYQFSQNPAAQGNNDARLVLSNGQHIALRKNKSSIRVDNTDDAIKIDNDSVINMAQLDAHNNGQGLNEVTIPYGKNSYIELTDGTKVWLNAGSKFAFPTRFTGKKRIVYLTGEAYFEVKHNDKQPFEVSVQGIIVKDIGTRFNISAYESDKNIETVLLDGEVELKEAGGFGLLNKEIVMKPDHKASFNKSEKVFKVVSEPNADQYITWINGWYQFSGQRIDDVFKRLERYYNVQFIYRRPFPSSELIAGKLDLKDSLKKVLTTLSDIVPIDYRISGNQVIVNQRINELNPRN, encoded by the coding sequence TTGAAAGTTAAGTACCTAAAATACACGACAGAGGAGCTGATTGATAACAAAAACTTCAGGGCCTGGATATTACACGGCAAAAAGAATAAACAGTGGAGTGAGTTTATCAATCTGTTTCCGGAATTTGAGGAGAAAGCGCAGGCAGCCCGGAAAATCATCCTCTTTTTACACGAAAACGGAACAAGTTCGCAATCCGCTACGGTACATGAACTTTGGAACGAGATTCAGGAATTTGACAAGAAGATAAATCGGCGCAAGCAGTTTATTCGTTTCGGAGGATATCTGAAATATGCTGCCATCGTTGTCTTCGCTCTGCTGATTGCGGGCGTCGGATACCGGGTGATACGGAACAACGAAGGCCCTTATCAGTTTTCACAGAATCCGGCAGCCCAGGGCAACAATGATGCACGACTGGTTCTTTCGAATGGACAGCACATTGCGCTTCGCAAAAACAAATCTTCTATTCGGGTCGACAATACAGACGACGCAATTAAGATCGATAACGACAGTGTCATCAATATGGCTCAACTTGACGCACATAATAATGGCCAGGGATTGAATGAGGTTACAATTCCTTACGGGAAAAATAGTTATATCGAACTGACTGACGGAACCAAAGTATGGCTGAATGCCGGGAGTAAATTCGCTTTTCCTACCCGCTTTACAGGAAAAAAACGCATTGTTTACTTAACCGGGGAAGCCTACTTTGAAGTAAAACACAATGACAAGCAGCCGTTCGAGGTGAGTGTCCAGGGAATCATTGTCAAGGACATTGGAACCCGATTCAATATCTCTGCTTACGAGTCCGATAAAAACATCGAAACCGTATTGCTGGATGGAGAAGTTGAATTGAAAGAAGCCGGTGGATTTGGTCTGCTGAACAAAGAGATTGTGATGAAGCCTGACCACAAAGCGTCGTTCAATAAATCGGAAAAGGTTTTCAAAGTGGTTTCGGAACCCAATGCCGACCAGTACATCACGTGGATAAACGGGTGGTACCAATTCTCAGGACAACGAATCGACGATGTATTCAAACGGCTGGAAAGATATTACAATGTGCAGTTTATATACCGCCGTCCCTTCCCGTCGTCGGAATTAATCGCCGGTAAACTTGATTTGAAAGATTCATTAAAAAAGGTGTTAACAACCTTGTCAGATATTGTTCCAATAGACTACCGGATTTCGGGCAATCAGGTAATCGTAAATCAAAGAATAAATGAATTAAATCCGAGAAATTGA
- a CDS encoding NYN domain-containing protein: protein MTSSEETKLAILIDGDNVPGKMVKEMMLEIAKYGNATIKRIYGDWTRPNLNSWKNVLLENAITPVQQYSYTTGKNATDSAMIIDAMDILYSKKVDGFFLVSSDSDFTRLATRLREAGMKVYGLGEKKTPDPFIASCDKFIYIEILQEDSDTDSKTEGASGTKGKAKRKKTFDRITGKVIRLIESTINDTADEDGWAFMGDVGTLLLKKQPNFDPRNFGYPKLTPLIDSIDKFEIEPRASQRGKSNLIYVRNKE from the coding sequence ATGACCTCTTCTGAAGAAACAAAGCTGGCTATATTGATTGACGGAGATAACGTTCCGGGCAAAATGGTCAAAGAGATGATGCTCGAAATTGCCAAGTATGGTAATGCAACCATCAAAAGAATTTATGGCGACTGGACCCGCCCCAACCTCAACAGTTGGAAGAATGTTCTGCTTGAGAATGCCATTACACCTGTGCAGCAGTACAGTTATACAACCGGAAAAAATGCCACCGACTCGGCAATGATCATCGATGCCATGGACATTCTCTATTCCAAAAAAGTAGATGGTTTTTTTCTTGTTTCCAGCGACAGCGATTTCACCAGGCTGGCAACTCGTCTGCGGGAAGCAGGTATGAAAGTGTACGGTTTAGGTGAGAAGAAAACGCCCGATCCGTTCATTGCCTCCTGCGATAAATTCATCTATATCGAAATCCTTCAGGAAGATTCGGATACCGATTCCAAAACCGAAGGAGCATCCGGCACAAAAGGAAAGGCCAAACGGAAAAAGACGTTTGACAGAATTACCGGAAAAGTAATTCGCTTAATAGAATCAACCATTAATGACACGGCAGACGAAGATGGCTGGGCATTTATGGGTGACGTAGGGACGCTGTTATTGAAAAAACAGCCAAACTTTGACCCTCGAAATTTCGGATATCCCAAACTGACTCCTCTCATCGATTCGATTGATAAATTTGAAATTGAACCAAGAGCCAGCCAGCGAGGAAAATCTAACCTTATTTATGTTCGAAACAAGGAATAA
- a CDS encoding RagB/SusD family nutrient uptake outer membrane protein, whose product MKKLKLIKYSAVLFLLGTMACTNLQENVLDEQLGTNLVNDPSNVQALINPPYASLRHTIEWFDYWALQEMSTDEVIVPTRGSDWYDNGAWQQLHLQTWTPDHIRVSNVWNALTQGVSRANTAIYYIGQFPQDETTKLDINEARFLRAYYMYLINDLYGQVPFRQADDLDFSAVPEVLNRKQAVNYIVSELKAILPNLKTKSDVGSARVTQGAAEALLAKVYLNYEVYTGEAKWDSCKYYCDQLINNPDYAVADDYWTMFQKDVTENPEFILRVPMDDNVDMGSGSVWVNFTLHYSQTFGNITSTWNGPSTTSTFFDTWDKQNDARFYDDRIKSETGFNQGFLVGQQYGLDGTALKQRNGDPLVFVPEINLQSSPENAGIRVVKFAPNPDTQNQFSSPNDVPIMRISDIYLMRAEVELRMGDEASALADVNYLRSKRSAQGKTLPQYTSLTLDDILKERGYELYWEGLRRQDLIRFGKFTDAWQEKPVTDASKEIYPIPQSEVDINPNLTQNPGY is encoded by the coding sequence ATGAAAAAGCTTAAATTAATTAAATATAGTGCAGTGCTTTTCTTGTTGGGAACGATGGCCTGTACCAACCTCCAGGAAAACGTGCTGGATGAACAATTGGGTACCAACCTGGTAAACGATCCTTCCAACGTCCAGGCATTAATCAATCCTCCATATGCAAGCTTAAGACATACAATCGAATGGTTTGACTACTGGGCTCTTCAGGAAATGTCAACGGACGAAGTTATTGTCCCTACCCGTGGTTCCGACTGGTATGATAACGGAGCGTGGCAGCAACTACACCTGCAAACCTGGACGCCTGATCATATCCGTGTTAGTAATGTTTGGAATGCTTTAACCCAGGGTGTTTCCCGTGCCAATACGGCAATTTATTACATCGGTCAGTTTCCTCAGGATGAGACTACGAAGCTGGATATCAATGAAGCAAGATTCTTGCGTGCTTACTATATGTACCTGATTAATGACCTTTACGGACAAGTTCCGTTCCGTCAGGCCGATGACCTTGATTTTTCGGCTGTTCCTGAAGTACTCAACCGTAAACAAGCAGTTAATTATATCGTCTCGGAACTGAAAGCAATATTGCCCAATCTGAAAACCAAATCAGACGTTGGATCTGCCAGAGTTACCCAGGGTGCGGCAGAGGCACTTCTGGCCAAAGTGTATCTGAACTACGAAGTTTATACCGGTGAGGCAAAATGGGATAGCTGCAAGTACTATTGCGACCAACTGATTAATAATCCGGATTATGCCGTAGCAGATGACTACTGGACCATGTTCCAAAAGGATGTTACAGAGAATCCTGAATTCATTCTTCGCGTCCCGATGGATGACAATGTTGACATGGGAAGTGGTAGTGTTTGGGTTAACTTCACCCTGCACTACAGCCAGACCTTTGGCAACATTACCAGTACATGGAACGGCCCATCTACAACTTCAACTTTCTTCGATACCTGGGATAAACAAAATGATGCTCGTTTTTACGATGACAGGATCAAAAGTGAAACCGGTTTCAATCAGGGATTTTTGGTTGGACAACAGTACGGACTGGACGGAACTGCTTTAAAGCAGCGTAATGGTGACCCGTTGGTCTTCGTTCCGGAAATCAACCTGCAAAGTTCGCCTGAAAACGCAGGTATTCGGGTGGTAAAATTTGCTCCGAATCCGGATACCCAGAATCAATTTTCTTCGCCAAACGATGTTCCGATCATGCGTATCTCGGACATCTATCTCATGAGAGCTGAAGTAGAATTGAGAATGGGTGACGAAGCTTCAGCTTTGGCCGATGTGAATTATCTCCGTTCAAAAAGAAGCGCCCAGGGCAAAACCTTACCGCAGTATACATCACTCACGCTTGATGACATTCTAAAAGAACGTGGTTACGAGCTGTATTGGGAAGGCTTACGTCGTCAGGACCTGATCCGCTTTGGCAAATTCACTGATGCATGGCAGGAAAAACCTGTAACAGATGCATCGAAAGAAATCTACCCAATTCCACAATCGGAAGTGGATATCAATCCAAATCTGACTCAAAATCCTGGTTATTAA
- a CDS encoding RNA polymerase sigma factor — protein sequence MTDDQKIWNDFKSNKDYALSHIYHHHIDLLFRYGRKFTKDDDLIKDAIQELFFDLIRSRENLGDTDNIRFYLLKSLKNKLIRILQKDQKYIHQETEKNEPEFSSVYSYEEDLIERENRERNEQLLLRGLNELSPRQREILFYRFTCELDYSEICDIMSIRYDSARKMVFRALNALRKVISSSDIMLFFLQKSIQC from the coding sequence ATGACAGATGATCAGAAAATATGGAATGATTTCAAATCGAATAAAGACTATGCTCTTTCCCATATTTATCATCACCACATTGATTTGCTCTTTCGTTATGGTAGAAAGTTTACCAAGGATGACGATCTGATTAAGGATGCTATCCAGGAACTTTTTTTTGATTTAATCAGGAGCAGAGAAAATTTGGGTGATACTGATAATATCCGGTTCTATCTGCTCAAGTCATTAAAAAACAAGCTAATCAGGATACTACAAAAAGATCAGAAATACATTCATCAAGAGACAGAAAAAAACGAGCCGGAATTTTCATCTGTCTATTCGTACGAAGAAGACCTAATTGAACGTGAAAACAGGGAACGAAATGAACAGTTACTTTTAAGAGGACTAAATGAACTCTCTCCGAGGCAACGTGAAATTCTTTTTTACCGTTTTACCTGTGAACTTGACTATTCCGAAATTTGCGACATCATGTCTATCAGGTATGATTCAGCGAGAAAAATGGTTTTCAGAGCATTGAATGCACTCAGGAAGGTAATCAGCTCAAGCGATATCATGCTGTTTTTCCTGCAAAAATCAATTCAATGTTAA
- a CDS encoding TonB-dependent receptor, whose amino-acid sequence MKLLFVFVFAAFSTYAATSYSQEVMFNFNLRSVTVKQVFDQIENNSDFILIYNENAVDLNRTVSVRARNESVQDVLDQVFRNTGNTYKIYDRQIVVKAPVESPKMPKVSTSGQQQKTISGAVTDEDGTPLPGVTVVIPGTTTGTVTDIDGKFSLDIPADAKNLSFSFIGYSTQVVPIGELTTFNITLKPETTQLGEVVAVGYGVQRKSDLTGATDRLTAENMNKSVATSPVEMMQGRVSGVNITQNSGEPGTGMTVRIRGSNSIRSGQTPLYVVDGVPLDNANITPDGGTAAGINQSSKLNPISFLNPDDIESIDILKDASSTAIYGARGANGVIIITTKKGKQGKGSISYDGYMGVSQIRQKMDILSASQFRSYTKADGSKLLDLGASTDWQDEIFTTAITQSHNLSYGGGTENFTYRSSFGYLDQEGIVNGTGMKKINGSIKVSQKAFNGKLKLDGNLTVSHIEDMRAPISETGGFEGDLILTSLKLNPTYPIYNQDGSYYQHSIDQRNPVAMLNLVDDRTQTDRILANMSAEYEIIKNLKYKINVGFDRTNAERRVNQNKKLTYLSNKGEADINNITANNRMVNNYLTYLTKIGDDHSFNFLLGQEYQYVKATRHNTNVNGFQVEDIKYTNNLGYGDFSNADVSSSAYERELQSFFGRVNYNYKQKYLFTFTGRYDGSSKFGKNKKYGFFPSAALAWRISQEDFLSNSTTISNLKLRLGWGRTGNQEIPDKISLMAVGTTADANGYINGALSPGITFIRTPNPDIQWETTEQTDLGLDFGFWDNRLSGSIDYFHKKTYNVLLELNSLKPAATGTQWQNVPNLNILNDGIELSLNGLLVQKKDFSFELGGNFSYIKNEVKNLPVQRITTGVASGQGLSGTLVQVITNGEPIGTFYGMVFQGFDANGISTYKTDADGNPVKEYLGSALPDFTYSMTTKIQYKGFDFSMFWYGSHGNKVYNNTANALFTKGSLDKGYNVTQEVFNSNESPSNSNAYSSRFIEDASFLRFSNVTLGYTFDTKKISWLGNARVYVTGNNLALFTNYSGFDPEVNVDAQSNGIPSLGIDYTQYPKPRTFTFGVNLKF is encoded by the coding sequence ATGAAGCTATTATTTGTCTTCGTTTTCGCCGCTTTTTCAACCTACGCGGCAACAAGTTACTCACAGGAAGTGATGTTTAACTTCAACCTACGATCGGTCACTGTTAAACAAGTATTTGACCAAATCGAAAACAACAGTGACTTTATCCTGATTTACAACGAAAATGCTGTTGATTTGAACCGGACAGTTTCCGTTCGTGCAAGGAACGAATCTGTTCAGGATGTCCTCGACCAGGTTTTCAGGAATACCGGAAATACGTATAAAATTTATGATCGCCAGATCGTGGTCAAAGCTCCGGTAGAATCTCCCAAAATGCCGAAAGTCTCAACTTCCGGTCAACAGCAGAAAACCATTTCGGGTGCGGTAACCGATGAAGACGGGACACCGCTACCGGGAGTAACGGTGGTTATTCCGGGTACGACAACCGGTACCGTAACCGATATCGATGGTAAATTTTCACTCGACATTCCGGCGGATGCTAAAAATCTTTCGTTTTCTTTCATTGGCTATTCCACACAGGTGGTGCCGATTGGAGAACTAACTACGTTCAATATCACCCTGAAGCCCGAAACAACTCAGCTGGGTGAAGTGGTGGCTGTTGGTTACGGTGTTCAGCGCAAAAGCGACCTGACAGGCGCAACCGACCGCTTAACCGCGGAAAATATGAATAAAAGTGTGGCCACTTCTCCGGTCGAAATGATGCAGGGACGTGTTTCCGGTGTGAACATTACCCAAAACAGTGGTGAGCCGGGAACCGGAATGACGGTACGTATCCGTGGTTCCAACTCGATCCGTTCAGGTCAGACACCTTTGTATGTTGTCGATGGCGTACCGTTGGACAATGCCAATATTACTCCTGACGGTGGAACAGCGGCCGGTATCAACCAAAGTTCCAAACTTAATCCTATCAGCTTCCTTAATCCTGACGATATCGAATCAATCGACATTCTGAAGGATGCGTCCTCAACCGCAATTTATGGTGCACGAGGTGCCAATGGTGTTATCATCATCACCACCAAAAAAGGAAAACAAGGAAAAGGTAGCATTTCATATGACGGCTACATGGGAGTTTCACAAATCCGCCAAAAGATGGATATCCTAAGCGCCAGCCAATTCCGCAGCTACACCAAAGCTGACGGCAGTAAACTGCTCGATTTGGGAGCAAGTACGGACTGGCAGGATGAAATCTTCACGACGGCCATTACACAAAGTCATAACCTTAGCTATGGGGGTGGTACCGAAAACTTTACCTACCGTTCGTCATTCGGTTATCTTGATCAGGAAGGTATTGTTAATGGTACCGGAATGAAGAAAATAAACGGTAGCATTAAAGTATCGCAAAAAGCCTTCAACGGGAAACTGAAACTGGATGGAAACCTCACTGTTTCTCACATCGAAGATATGCGTGCTCCCATTTCGGAAACAGGTGGTTTTGAGGGTGACTTGATTCTTACTTCTCTAAAACTGAATCCCACTTATCCGATCTACAATCAGGACGGAAGTTACTATCAGCATTCCATCGACCAACGTAACCCGGTAGCGATGCTCAACCTGGTTGACGACCGAACACAAACCGATCGCATCCTGGCCAACATGTCTGCGGAATACGAAATCATCAAGAATTTGAAATACAAAATCAATGTTGGTTTCGACCGCACCAATGCCGAGCGTCGGGTTAACCAGAATAAAAAGCTGACTTACCTGTCGAATAAAGGTGAAGCTGACATTAACAACATCACTGCCAATAACCGGATGGTCAATAACTATTTGACTTACCTGACGAAAATCGGCGATGATCATTCCTTCAACTTCCTGTTAGGTCAGGAATACCAATATGTGAAAGCCACCCGACACAATACCAATGTAAACGGCTTTCAAGTAGAAGACATCAAGTATACCAACAACCTGGGCTACGGTGATTTCTCCAATGCCGATGTTTCCTCGTCAGCCTACGAACGGGAACTTCAGTCGTTCTTTGGAAGGGTAAACTATAACTACAAACAGAAATACCTGTTCACCTTTACCGGACGTTATGACGGTTCATCCAAATTCGGTAAGAATAAAAAATATGGTTTCTTCCCTTCTGCTGCTTTGGCGTGGAGAATTTCACAGGAAGATTTTCTGAGTAATTCGACAACCATCAGTAACCTGAAGCTCCGCTTAGGTTGGGGACGCACGGGTAACCAGGAAATTCCGGATAAAATTTCGTTGATGGCTGTCGGTACGACTGCCGACGCCAATGGGTATATAAATGGTGCACTGTCTCCCGGGATTACTTTCATCAGGACTCCGAATCCTGACATCCAATGGGAAACAACCGAGCAGACTGACCTGGGTCTCGACTTTGGCTTCTGGGACAACCGCCTGTCGGGTTCTATCGATTATTTCCATAAGAAAACCTATAATGTTTTATTGGAGCTTAACTCTTTGAAACCTGCAGCAACAGGTACACAATGGCAGAACGTACCCAATCTGAATATTTTAAACGATGGTATTGAGCTTTCATTGAATGGCCTGCTCGTTCAGAAGAAAGATTTCTCCTTTGAATTAGGAGGTAATTTCTCCTACATTAAAAATGAGGTAAAAAACCTTCCGGTTCAAAGAATAACAACAGGAGTTGCCAGCGGACAAGGACTGAGTGGTACACTGGTACAGGTTATTACCAATGGTGAGCCTATCGGAACGTTCTACGGTATGGTATTCCAGGGATTCGATGCAAACGGAATCAGTACCTATAAAACCGATGCTGACGGCAATCCGGTAAAAGAATACTTGGGCTCAGCGCTACCCGACTTCACTTACAGCATGACCACTAAGATTCAATATAAAGGATTTGACTTTAGCATGTTCTGGTATGGATCACATGGAAACAAGGTCTACAACAATACCGCGAACGCGCTTTTCACCAAAGGTTCACTCGACAAAGGCTACAACGTAACTCAGGAAGTGTTCAACTCAAATGAAAGTCCGTCCAACTCCAATGCATACTCTTCTCGATTCATAGAGGACGCATCATTCCTGAGATTTTCAAATGTAACATTGGGATATACGTTCGATACCAAAAAGATCAGCTGGTTAGGAAATGCACGGGTATACGTAACCGGAAATAATCTGGCGCTTTTTACCAACTACTCTGGTTTCGACCCGGAAGTAAACGTGGATGCACAGTCAAACGGAATACCTTCTCTGGGAATCGATTACACCCAGTACCCGAAACCACGTACATTTACCTTTGGTGTAAACCTCAAGTTTTAA